The nucleotide window agagaaacagagggactgagagagagagagagatgaagacccCAGAGAGAATTGATGACGAGAGACGACACGAGGTAGGAGATAGAGactgagacgagagaggaggaagaggaacagagagacgagagactatgaacgagagagagagataacatagaGAGAACCGATGAGACGAGACGATCTTTGAGAACACGCATGCAGtgtcgagagacgagagaggagagaccccctctcctcccccacaacttgagagagagaatcacacagagagagagagtcgaacacacacagagagagtagACGAgtacgagagtgagagatcggaGAAATATGAGGATGGCTACGATAGATGAGTCGAGCAGaagctggaggagagagagagacgcgcgagGATgagtcgatagagagagagagggagagtgacttccatagggagagagagaggagacgacgaTGAACTATTAGAGAGTAcgtcctgagagagagagagagagacgttgggAGGAAATctgaggaacgagagagagaggagagagagagagaaagaggatgagagagagaaacgtgaatgagagagaggacaaagaatcagtagtaggagaagaaggaaaacttgagagagagagaaaacagagagtgaTCGAGGAAATAACAAGTGATAGTAGATGATGGggggtaaacagagagagagagttgaaacagagagaagagagccgAGAAAACTAGGTGAGGGAAGTGAAaacacgaggagaggagagaaaaacagagtagAGTGAGTAAAACAGAGAGGTAGACGAGTTGAAAGAAAACTGTGATTGAGAAAGGAGGAATACTCTGCAGAAGAGACGACCCccagaagacagatagagagagagaagagccggACAGATTATCGTCgtagagagaatgagtaagaccgatgtgagagagacgagagctgaGACAgaaaagtgcgagagagagaatgagaaacctaAGATGAGAGTGATgaaaacagagggggggggggtgggggggagagtgacGAGAAACatcagaagagagagatggaacagaacagagagagagagaaaacagagagagaggagaaaactgaGAGTAGAGGTAGAATAAGAGACTAGGAGTAGTGTGAAATAACagtgatgtgagagagaaaacagagagagagtagaaaaacagagagagagagaaacagatggagagagagaaacaggacgGAGAGATgagtgataaacagagagagaggagagatgagaggaggaaagtCAGGAAGtgtggaggatgagagagagtgtggtacacagagagagagaagaagagagagacacagagaaggtgagatatagagtgagaacacagagagaggagagagagaacacagagtgaaggagatgagagagagcgagagtgatgtTGCAGTGTTCCTGTTCGAAGGTTGATTGTGAGTGGTGGATGTGAGTTGAGTGCTTGTGAGTATTGGGTGATGTGTGTGAgctgattagtgtgtgtgtgttgttgtgagtGAGTAAGATACGGGGTGATATCTtcgttagtgtgtgagtgtgtgagtgtgtggggtgagTTTTAGTGGTGGGCTTCAGTTTGACGCTTATTTGCGGCGCGGGTAGGTGCCGGGGAGGGCCAGCTGTTTGGGTGTGGTGGAGTTATGCGGTTGTGCGGTGTGGGGTGGGCCGGTGGTAGTGTAAGGGTGAAGAGAAAAGTGGGTTGCGGAATTATTCGTGTACCGGGGGGGGGTGGATTTGAGTGCGTGTGAGGCGGGATTGGGGTCTGTGGGGTCGAGGGAGCGGTGAAGTTCCGCTTCGTTGAGTTAGCTCTGATTGGTTGATGGGGAGCGTAGGTTGGGGGTGGTTGTGAGTTGGGTGCTGGGGGTTTGCGCCGAATAAAACGAGTAATGTTGGTcttgagagggatgaggggggagtaAGTGAAGTGACGACTAGAGGCAGGATTGTAGGGGTTTGGGGCTGGCAGTAGGGGGTACAAACTTTTGGGTGTGTCGGGGCGGGGTTGTTGTATAGCGAAGGGCGCCGGCATTTAGGATttgggggcgggcggggggagttggatgtggtggggtgggggcgcGGGGGGAGTGATTGACATGGATAGTCGATCGGACTGGTGGTGTAGGCGAAAGTGGAGTGATCAGAGGGGGTGGACGGGGTgacaggtggggaggggggtcgggGTAGAGAGATGGTTAGGAGAGGGGGCCGGGAGTAAGTGTGGGGAGCTCGGGCGCAGGGGGGCAGGGTTGGGGGGTGgcatggggtgtgtgggggggggtgttgttggaggggcgggggggggggggggtggtgtgagAGTAAGCTGGGGAGATTATCTGGGACGTATAGGTGATGGTCGGGGTGGGGATCGGGAGTGATCACGTTTTGAGGATTGAGGAAAGGTGTGGGGGTTTGGTGGGGGTAGATTGACATGACTAACGTGTGGGGTgaccggggggtgggggtggtagtcGGGGGGGTGGGCGCAGGGGTAATGATAGTGAAGGTTGTGTTAGCGAGGCGTTACGGAAGGgggttgtgtggggtggggggggaggtggggtgttaGGTCGAGATTAGTTTGGTTGTTTAATTGGAGGGGGAGTTGGTTGGGGAAAGGGGGCTCCGGAGAGGTGGGTGAGGCAGGGGGCGGTGGTGGGTGGTGCAagggggggttgggttgggtgAGCGGGAGGGGTGCAGGGGGGGTGGGCTGTCTGGCCAggtgagggggagtggagggggggggaggggaggcgaagtgGGATATTAGGTTAGAGAGGTAATCGGGattgggttgtgggggggggggcggggtgtggttgggggggggggtcgttggtAGGACCGTCAGACTGGTTTGGGGtgattggggaggaaggggtattGAGAGGGGTTGCGTTGTGGTGGCGCTCAAGGGTGGCGTGGGTGCGGTTTTGAGAGGTGTGGGACCTAGCTCcggcggcgggggcgggggagatgtgggggggggggatgaaggggcaGTTTTGGAAGGTGTGGGTTGCGTTGTTTAGGGTGTGGGGCAGTGCGTGGTGGGGGTTTGAGGCGGTAgcggggggggagatggggggggggctggggcccGGGGTTATGTCGTAGGGGtggtgtgggaagggaggggtcgGGGGGGGCGTCAGTGGGGTCAGGGGCAATTGGGatgttgggggggtaggggggatgtaGAGTATGTGTGCGTGATCGTAGAGTAGGGTGGCGgtcgggggaggtgggggtagcgGAGTAGACTGCGGAGTGGGGTAGGGGTACACGTTGGGGGGGTCTGTGTCGGggctgggcggggggaggggaggggtgggggctgaCGCGgtccattttttgttgttgatagcGTCTTTTGTTTCTTATTAGCATATTTGTTCATAATTACGTTTGTTGTTCGTTTTCatacgtttttccttttttagttatgttttgttttttctctattgtactcattttatatttttggtaTTGTTTACATTAATTAGTAGTTCCAATTAGCTATACTACCTagtgtgttaatttatatatcctatattttttttttctttccgttttattGTATATTCTTCTCTTGggaatttttatgttattttgtttagtttttttttagttttattttaatatttgtgATTATTTTGTTGTGTAATTTatactgtttttatatttttcttgttgtttcttcgGTTATGTTCcagtcctttcattttttttttcatttgttttttgttttctgattttcgtgttttttttcttttttattaatttatttatttttgtttcattttcttttattcctgattgtatctttttttttcttctaaattcttttttcttgtctgttcgctcttatttattttactgtaatttcagtttttactttttctttttttcttatggttTTATCACCCTATTATGTCTTTCtaaactttgttttattttttgattaatttttcttttaacttctgTTAGTTTAATTCTCTTTTCATTACATACTTTTTGTGTTATGCATTCTATTTATTAACTTCGTttattccctcattttttttttttcttttttctaatttttatctacttctttttctcttttctttcattttttttttttcctatgatacttttttttctatgtgttGTCTCAGACAGTTTGTTCCGGTCTTGTCCTACCTTTTTTTATCCGTTTCCCTTCAGTATctattgttttcactttttttttttttgttgccaaGCATTTATTTAagcttgttttttgttcttcttattattttttaatatcagcTTTATGTCCATAAGTATAATATGCTTTGTCATTGGAATTTCCGACTTACCTTCTCCTTAGAATCTATGTTTTATACTTTTGCAGGGTCAGTTCCAGACAGCCTCTACTGCAGTcttgtgaaaaaaatgtataaacagcTTAATAAACACCATAAGGGAAATCTACGAATATGCCTCACAACCAGCAATCTTGCATTTCGTAATCGCATTACTCACTGACCATGAGCAAAAACGGAGTTTGGGAACAAATCTTAATCTTTAATCTTAACACACTTCCCTTCGGGTAAGGTGTGCGCTCCAAGAGGTTTCCCGGCATGTTGAACGTAGGTGGTACAGAAGCTCCAAACCTAGTGATCGGTTTTCATGCCGACGCTCGGTGCTTCTCTACCGAAAATGGGTACCCTTGCCAAAGAAGAGCTTTCTGTGACTGCCCTCTCCTTCGGATTCTTCCTAGGTCATTCGTGTTCATTTTTAGTTTACCCGAGAGCGTTTTCCTATAATAACGTGTATGACAAGTGTGTCTTAATAGTACACATTTCACGATGTTCCCCTCGAGGAGAAGAGTGCCTTTCGAATGACCTTTCCTCATGGACAGAAACCTAAATTGAATCTCTGCGCCGGCATTCCGCAACGAGAGCAGAATTCCTCATTGATCAGCCGCCGCGCGAGGAGGTCGAAGAGAGGCAGGCATAAATATCGACCGGGGTTGACGTCGCTCGCCCACACTGCGACACCGCCGGCGGAAGACAGTCTGTGACCGCAGCAGGGAGGGCGATGCAGCTGTAGGCTCTATCGATTAGAGACCTGTGTGCGGAGCAGTTGTTTGGGGAAATTTCGCTTCCCTCCGCTCCTCCTGAGATGCGCCGGCGGTCGAAGCTCGGCTGGGGCAACTTCCAGAATTTCTGAGGCTGGCAGGGCTGCAATTGCAGAGGCGGCATAGTTGGTGGGGTCTATTTTGTGCCTCCTTACCATCTCCTCTGTTCGTATTTATTATT belongs to Penaeus chinensis breed Huanghai No. 1 chromosome 4, ASM1920278v2, whole genome shotgun sequence and includes:
- the LOC125025293 gene encoding extensin-like; its protein translation is MPAPFAIQQPRPDTPKSLYPLLPAPNPYNPASSRHFTYSPLIPLKTNITRFIRRKPPAPNSQPPPTYAPHQPIRANSTKRNFTAPSTPQTPIPPHTHSNPPPPGTRIIPQPTFLFTLTLPPAHPTPHNRITPPHPNSWPSPAPTRAANKRQTEAHH